The DNA sequence GTGAACTCCCCGGGCGCCGCCGCGTGGATCAGGTGGCCGTACGGGAGGGTGATCAGGCGGGCGTCCGGGATGCGGTCGACCACCTCGTCGAAGGAGGCGGGCGCCAGGTGGCTGGCGGGGCCGCCGTACACGACCAGGGTCGGGGCCGTGATCCGCGCCAGGTCCGCGAGCCAGGCCGGGTCGGGGTCGTCGAGCTGGGGGCGGACCGCGAGCACCATCGCCCAGTCGAAGGCGAGTTCGCCCTCGGGGCGTACCGGGACCATGGCCTCGCGGGGGAGGGGCGCGGGCGCGTCCTCCAGGACGAGTCGGCCGACGCGGTGCGGCTGCGCGGCGGCGGCCAGGTACGCGACGACACCGCCCATCGAGTGACCCACCAGGTCGACCCGGTCCAGCCCGAGGGCGTCCAGGAAGGACAGCACGTCGTCCCGCATGAGCGGGAGCGAGTACGAGGACGGCCGCGCGCTGGCTCCGTGGCCGCGCAGGTCGAGCGCGAACACCCGCCGCTCCCGCGCGAGTTCGTCCCGTACGGGCGCCCAGTCGGCGGCGGTCTTGCCCAGTGCGGGGAGGAGGAGCACCGGCGGTCCGGCCGGCGGGCCGGTGACCTCGTAGGCGAGGCGCAATCCGCCGTTCACCGTCACGGTGTGCTGCTCGGTCGTCCGGGTGGTCCTGGGCTTCCGCGTCATCCGGCAGAGGGTACCCGGCGGACCGGGTGCGCAGCCTCCGGGCGCCGGGCGCGGCTCCGCCGCTTGCCGCCCTTGGCGTCCTTGGTGATCACCTCGGCCGTGAACTGCGCCACAGGCGTCGGCGGAGAGGGCCCGTGGCCACCGGAATCCCCGGATTTCCGTGATGCGGGGCCCGGCGCTCGCTTATGCACCTAGTTGCACAATAAGCGCTTGCTCAGCTAGAACGGATCCATCACCCCCGCGCGAGGAGGCACACCCCGATGAGTCCGCAGAGTTCCCAGAGCCGGTACCCGCACCTGCTGAGCCCCCTGGACCTCGGCTTCACCACCCTGCCGAACCGCGTGATCATGGGCTCCATGCACACCGGCCTCGAAGAGCACGAGCGGGGCTTCGAGCGCCTCGCCGCCTTCTACGCCGAGCGCGCCCGCGGCGGCGCCGGCCTGATCGTCACCGGCGGCATAGCCCCGAACGACGCCGGCCGCCCCTTCGAGGGAGGCGCCCGCCTCACCACCGAGGAGGAGGCCGCCGAGCACCGGGTGATCACCGACGCGGTGCACGCCGAGGGCGGGAAGATCGCGATGCAGATCCTCCACTTCGGCCGCTACGCCTACCACAAGGACCTGGTCGCCCCCAGCGCCCTCCAGGCCCCCATCAGCCCCTTCGTTCCCAACGCGCTCACCGACGCCGAAGTCGAGCGCACCATCGAGGACTTCGTGCGCGCCGCGCGCCTCGCCAAGCTGGCCGGCTACGACGGCGTCGAGATCATGGGCTCCGAGGGCTACCTGGTCAACGAGTTCATCGCCGCCGCCACCAACAAGCGCACCGACCGCTGGGGCGGCGCCTACGAGAACCGCGTGCGCTTCCCGCTGGAGATCGTCCGCCGCACCCGCGCGGCCGTCGGCGAGGAATTCATCCTCGTCTACCGCCTCTCGATGCTCGACCTCATCCCCGGCGGCTCCACCCTCGACGAGGTCGTCCACCTCGCGAAGGAGGTCGAGGCGGCCGGCGCCACCATCATCAACACCGGCATCGGCTGGCACGAGGCCCGCATCCCCACCATCGCCACCTCGGTCCCGCGCGGCGCCTACACCTGGGTCACCAAGAGGCTGATGGGCACGGTCTCCGTCCCCCTCGTCACCAGCAACCGGATCAACACCCCGGAAATCGCCGAGGAGTTGCTCGCCGACGGCCGCGCCGACCTGGTCTCGCTCGCCCGCCCCTTCCTCGCCGACGCCGATTTCGTCGCCAAGGCCGCCGCAGGCCGCTCCGAGACCATCAACACCTGCATCGGCTGCAACCAGGCCTGCCTCGACCACACCTTCTCCGGCAAGCTCACCACCTGCCTGGTCAACCCGCGCGCCTGCAACGAGACGGAACTCATCCTGTCTCCCACCCAGTTGAAGAAGCGCGTCGCCGTCGTCGGAGCCGGCCCGGCCGGCCTGGCCTGCGCCGTCTCCGCCGCCGGACGCGGCCACGCCGTCAC is a window from the Streptomyces sp. NBC_01244 genome containing:
- a CDS encoding alpha/beta fold hydrolase, with translation MTRKPRTTRTTEQHTVTVNGGLRLAYEVTGPPAGPPVLLLPALGKTAADWAPVRDELARERRVFALDLRGHGASARPSSYSLPLMRDDVLSFLDALGLDRVDLVGHSMGGVVAYLAAAAQPHRVGRLVLEDAPAPLPREAMVPVRPEGELAFDWAMVLAVRPQLDDPDPAWLADLARITAPTLVVYGGPASHLAPASFDEVVDRIPDARLITLPYGHLIHAAAPGEFTAAVAAFLSA
- a CDS encoding NADPH-dependent 2,4-dienoyl-CoA reductase; the protein is MSPQSSQSRYPHLLSPLDLGFTTLPNRVIMGSMHTGLEEHERGFERLAAFYAERARGGAGLIVTGGIAPNDAGRPFEGGARLTTEEEAAEHRVITDAVHAEGGKIAMQILHFGRYAYHKDLVAPSALQAPISPFVPNALTDAEVERTIEDFVRAARLAKLAGYDGVEIMGSEGYLVNEFIAAATNKRTDRWGGAYENRVRFPLEIVRRTRAAVGEEFILVYRLSMLDLIPGGSTLDEVVHLAKEVEAAGATIINTGIGWHEARIPTIATSVPRGAYTWVTKRLMGTVSVPLVTSNRINTPEIAEELLADGRADLVSLARPFLADADFVAKAAAGRSETINTCIGCNQACLDHTFSGKLTTCLVNPRACNETELILSPTQLKKRVAVVGAGPAGLACAVSAAGRGHAVTLYEASGHIGGQLDIARRIPGKEEFEETIRYYGTQLAEHAVEVKLNTRADVETLRGYDEVVVATGVTPRTPDIEGVDGPNVVSYLDVLRDGAPVGQRVAVLGAGGIGFDVAEFLTDSGEGASQDPEVYFRHWGVDTAYTGPGGLTAPERPAPPRQVHLLQRKSTKVGSGLGTTTGWIHRAELKHRGVVSVAGAAYDRIDGEGLHITVEGEQRLVPADTVVLCTGQEPRRDLYEALRAAGVEAHLIGGADVAAELDAKRAIRQGTELAATL